Proteins encoded in a region of the Zea mays cultivar B73 chromosome 2, Zm-B73-REFERENCE-NAM-5.0, whole genome shotgun sequence genome:
- the LOC109943946 gene encoding F-box/FBD/LRR-repeat protein At1g13570-like, with protein MGKQKEGVDKRTARKMIRSTEGCAKSITFERNNKSDDVQLHDLPNDILGSILSRLTFRESSQMGLVSHTWRRLWRSCCRKLVFTSATMFQPGNRSIKHTRTNFAMRVNSFLRQLRTHPTLNKFVIKFGLRRKHTRHVNRWIRFCSVSRARHITINFTPGVKDFFMGPANSKYIFPLNVFSGPEGSSTHVRTLHLGYVCLDTTSSDFMIFANLKKLTLHKISFLGDLQCLMLPECNSLECLSISFCSLPGLSTCQPLQRLRCVRLHYCYLKKIELEAPNLTSFDLTNQPIPFVLGGSLNVMEANIKLLAKDSPYGDNLDYIYTELPAALSHVHKLSITSGLFVYDQLQGFSKTSARFINLRHLTMYLPLYGEPKSISGILRLAYLLELAPALEELELHVNGGGVDVGWALRRNMLPYSHNRLKRVLISGATVWEGLMELAYYILRSANRLESMVLDPKIRIGGPQLDGWMIDIGRETIKNIFEGEEFQSIITIL; from the exons ATGGGCAAACAAAAAGAGGGTGTGGACAAAAGAACTGCTAGGAAGATGATCCGATCTACGGAAGGCTGTGCAAAGAGCATTACTTTCGAGAGGAACAACAAATCAGACGATGTGCAGCTTCACGATCTGCCGAAT GACATCCTAGGTAGCATACTATCACGGTTGACATTCAGAGAATCCTCACAGATGGGCCTTGTTTCTCATACCTGGCGGCGGCTGTGGAGAAGCTGTTGCCGGAAACTGGTCTTCACCAGTGCCACCATGTTCCAACCCGGAAATAGGAGCATCAAACATACAAGGACCAACTTTGCCATGAGAGTCAACAGTTTCTTGCGTCAGCTACGCACTCATCCTACTCTTAATAAGTTTGTTATTAAGTTCGGGCTGCGCAGGAAGCACACTCGCCATGTCAACAGATGGATTCGCTTCTGCTCCGTGTCGCGAGCAAGACACATCACTATTAATTTCACTCCTGGAGTGAAAGATTTTTTCATGGGTCCAGCCAACAGCAAGTACATCTTCCCCCTGAACGTTTTCAGTGGTCCAGAAGGCTCCTCTACACATGTCAGAACTCTTCATCTGGGCTATGTCTGTCTGGACACAACCTCGTCTGATTTCATGATCTTTGCAAATCTTAAGAAGCTCACTCTGCACAAAATTTCCTTTTTGGGAGACCTCCAGTGCCTGATGCTGCCAGAATGCAATTCTCTTGAGTGTCTGAGCATCAGCTTCTGTTCCTTGCCTGGTTTAAGCACATGCCAACCGCTGCAACGTCTGCGATGTGTTCGTTTGCACTACTGCTATCTAAAAAAGATTGAGCTGGAAGCTCCAAATCTAACATCGTTTGACTTGACCAACCAACCAATTCCATTTGTGCTTGGTGGATCTCTGAATGTAATGGAAGCCAACATTAAACTGTTAGCTAAGGACTCACCTTATGGTGATAATCTGGACTACATCTACACTGAGCTTCCTGCTGCGCTGTCTCATGTGCATAAACTCTCGATAACCTCGGGTCTCTTCGTTTATGATCAG CTGCAAGGGTTTTCCAAAACCTCAGCCAGATTCATCAATCTGAGGCATCTGACCATGTATTTGCCTCTTTATGGGGAACCTAAGTCAATTAGTGGGATTCTTCGCTTGGCCTACCTACTGGAATTGGCCCCAGCTCTAGAAGAATTGGAATTGCAT GTGAATGGCGGTGGCGTGGATGTTGGGTGGGCACTCAGACGGAATATGTTACCGTACTCACACAATAGGCTCAAGAGGGTCCTTATTTCAGGAGCCACTGTATGGGAGGGGCTAATGGAGCTGGCATACTACATTCTTCGGAGTGCCAATAGACTCGAAAGTATGGTCTTAGATCCAAAGATAAGGATTGGGGGTCCTCAGCTGGATGGTTGGATGATTGATATTGGTAGGGAGACGATCAAAAATATTTTTGAGGGAGAGGAGTTTCAGAGCATTATTACTATTCTGTAA
- the LOC109943946 gene encoding F-box/FBD/LRR-repeat protein At1g13570-like isoform X2 has protein sequence MGKQKEGVDKRTARKMIRSTEGCAKSITFERNNKSDDVQLHDLPNDILGSILSRLTFRESSQMGLVSHTWRRLWRSCCRKLVFTSATMFQPGNRSIKHTRTNFAMRVNSFLRQLRTHPTLNKFVIKFGLRRKHTRHVNRWIRFCSVSRARHITINFTPGVKDFFMGPANSKYIFPLNVFSGPEGSSTHVRTLHLGYVCLDTTSSDFMIFANLKKLTLHKISFLGDLQCLMLPECNSLECLSISFCSLPGLSTCQPLQRLRCVRLHYCYLKKIELEAPNLTSFDLTNQPIPFVLGGSLNVMEANIKLLAKDSPYGDNLDYIYTELPAALSHVHKLSITSGLFVYDQLQGFSKTSARFINLRHLTMYLPLYGEPKSISGILRLAYLLELAPALEELELHVSGLLTL, from the exons ATGGGCAAACAAAAAGAGGGTGTGGACAAAAGAACTGCTAGGAAGATGATCCGATCTACGGAAGGCTGTGCAAAGAGCATTACTTTCGAGAGGAACAACAAATCAGACGATGTGCAGCTTCACGATCTGCCGAAT GACATCCTAGGTAGCATACTATCACGGTTGACATTCAGAGAATCCTCACAGATGGGCCTTGTTTCTCATACCTGGCGGCGGCTGTGGAGAAGCTGTTGCCGGAAACTGGTCTTCACCAGTGCCACCATGTTCCAACCCGGAAATAGGAGCATCAAACATACAAGGACCAACTTTGCCATGAGAGTCAACAGTTTCTTGCGTCAGCTACGCACTCATCCTACTCTTAATAAGTTTGTTATTAAGTTCGGGCTGCGCAGGAAGCACACTCGCCATGTCAACAGATGGATTCGCTTCTGCTCCGTGTCGCGAGCAAGACACATCACTATTAATTTCACTCCTGGAGTGAAAGATTTTTTCATGGGTCCAGCCAACAGCAAGTACATCTTCCCCCTGAACGTTTTCAGTGGTCCAGAAGGCTCCTCTACACATGTCAGAACTCTTCATCTGGGCTATGTCTGTCTGGACACAACCTCGTCTGATTTCATGATCTTTGCAAATCTTAAGAAGCTCACTCTGCACAAAATTTCCTTTTTGGGAGACCTCCAGTGCCTGATGCTGCCAGAATGCAATTCTCTTGAGTGTCTGAGCATCAGCTTCTGTTCCTTGCCTGGTTTAAGCACATGCCAACCGCTGCAACGTCTGCGATGTGTTCGTTTGCACTACTGCTATCTAAAAAAGATTGAGCTGGAAGCTCCAAATCTAACATCGTTTGACTTGACCAACCAACCAATTCCATTTGTGCTTGGTGGATCTCTGAATGTAATGGAAGCCAACATTAAACTGTTAGCTAAGGACTCACCTTATGGTGATAATCTGGACTACATCTACACTGAGCTTCCTGCTGCGCTGTCTCATGTGCATAAACTCTCGATAACCTCGGGTCTCTTCGTTTATGATCAG CTGCAAGGGTTTTCCAAAACCTCAGCCAGATTCATCAATCTGAGGCATCTGACCATGTATTTGCCTCTTTATGGGGAACCTAAGTCAATTAGTGGGATTCTTCGCTTGGCCTACCTACTGGAATTGGCCCCAGCTCTAGAAGAATTGGAATTGCATGTGAGTGGCTTACTAACTCTATAA
- the LOC100282639 gene encoding uncharacterized isoform X2, whose amino-acid sequence MAKQKEGVDKRTARKMIRSTEGCAKSITFERNNKSDAVQLHDLPNDILGSILSRLTFRESSQMGLVSHTWRRLWRSCCRKLVFTSATMFQPGNRSIKHTRTNFAMRVNSFLRQLHTHPTLNKFVIKFGLRRKHTRHVNRWIRFCSVSRARHITINFTPGVKDFFMGPANSKYIFPLNVFSGPEGSSTHVRTLHLGYVCLDTTSSDFMIFANLKKLTLHKISFLGDLQCLMLPECNSLECLSISFCSLPGLSTCQPLQRLRCVRLHYCYLKKIELEAPNLTSFDLTNQPIPFVLGGSLNVMEANIKLLAKDSPYGDNLDYIYTELPAALSHVHKLSITSGLFVFDQLQGFSKTSARFINLRHLTMYLPLYGEPKSISGILRLAYLLELAPALEELELHVSGLLTL is encoded by the exons ATGGCCAAACAAAAAGAGGGTGTGGACAAAAGAACTGCTAGGAAGATGATCCGATCTACGGAAGGCTGTGCAAAGAGCATTACTTTCGAGAGGAACAACAAATCAGACGCTGTGCAGCTTCACGATCTGCCGAAT GACATCCTAGGTAGCATACTATCACGGTTGACATTCAGAGAATCCTCACAGATGGGCCTTGTTTCTCATACCTGGCGGCGGCTGTGGAGAAGCTGTTGCCGGAAACTGGTCTTCACCAGTGCCACCATGTTCCAACCCGGAAATAGGAGCATCAAACATACAAGGACCAACTTTGCCATGAGAGTCAACAGTTTCTTGCGTCAGCTACACACTCATCCTACTCTTAATAAGTTTGTTATTAAGTTCGGGCTGCGCAGGAAGCACACTCGCCATGTCAACAGATGGATTCGCTTCTGCTCCGTGTCGCGAGCAAGACACATCACTATTAATTTCACTCCTGGAGTGAAAGATTTTTTCATGGGTCCAGCCAACAGCAAGTACATCTTCCCCCTGAACGTTTTCAGTGGTCCAGAAGGCTCCTCTACACATGTCAGAACTCTTCATCTGGGCTATGTCTGTCTGGACACAACCTCGTCTGATTTCATGATCTTTGCAAATCTGAAGAAGCTCACTCTGCACAAAATTTCCTTTTTGGGAGACCTCCAGTGCCTGATGCTGCCAGAATGCAATTCTCTTGAGTGTCTGAGCATCAGCTTCTGTTCCTTGCCTGGTTTAAGCACATGCCAACCGCTGCAACGTCTGCGATGTGTTCGTTTGCACTACTGCTATCTAAAAAAGATTGAGCTGGAAGCTCCAAATCTAACATCGTTTGACTTGACCAACCAACCAATTCCATTTGTGCTTGGTGGATCTCTGAATGTAATGGAAGCCAACATTAAACTGTTAGCTAAGGACTCACCTTATGGTGATAATCTGGACTACATCTACACTGAGCTTCCTGCTGCGCTGTCTCATGTGCATAAACTCTCGATAACCTCGGGTCTCTTCGTTTTTGATCAG CTGCAAGGGTTTTCCAAAACCTCAGCCAGATTCATCAATCTGAGGCATCTGACCATGTATTTGCCTCTTTATGGGGAACCTAAGTCAATTAGTGGGATTCTTCGCTTGGCCTACCTACTGGAATTGGCCCCAGCTCTAGAAGAATTGGAATTGCATGTGAGTGGCTTACTAACTCTATAA
- the LOC100282639 gene encoding uncharacterized LOC100282639 (The RefSeq protein has 1 substitution compared to this genomic sequence), giving the protein MAKQKEGVDKRTARKTIRSTEGCAKSITFERNNKSDAVQLHDLPNDILGSILSRLTFRESSQMGLVSHTWRRLWRSCCRKLVFTSATMFQPGNRSIKHTRTNFAMRVNSFLRQLHTHPTLNKFVIKFGLRRKHTRHVNRWIRFCSVSRARHITINFTPGVKDFFMGPANSKYIFPLNVFSGPEGSSTHVRTLHLGYVCLDTTSSDFMIFANLKKLTLHKISFLGDLQCLMLPECNSLECLSISFCSLPGLSTCQPLQRLRCVRLHYCYLKKIELEAPNLTSFDLTNQPIPFVLGGSLNVMEANIKLLAKDSPYGDNLDYIYTELPAALSHVHKLSITSGLFVFDQLQGFSKTSARFINLRHLTMYLPLYGEPKSISGILRLAYLLELAPALEELELHVNGGDVDVGWALRGNMLPYSHNRLKRVLISGASVWEGLMELAYYIFRSANRLESMVLDPKIRIGAPQLDGWMIDIGRETIKKLFEGEEFQSIITIL; this is encoded by the exons ATGGCCAAACAAAAAGAGGGTGTGGACAAAAGAACTGCTAGGAAGATGATCCGATCTACGGAAGGCTGTGCAAAGAGCATTACTTTCGAGAGGAACAACAAATCAGACGCTGTGCAGCTTCACGATCTGCCGAAT GACATCCTAGGTAGCATACTATCACGGTTGACATTCAGAGAATCCTCACAGATGGGCCTTGTTTCTCATACCTGGCGGCGGCTGTGGAGAAGCTGTTGCCGGAAACTGGTCTTCACCAGTGCCACCATGTTCCAACCCGGAAATAGGAGCATCAAACATACAAGGACCAACTTTGCCATGAGAGTCAACAGTTTCTTGCGTCAGCTACACACTCATCCTACTCTTAATAAGTTTGTTATTAAGTTCGGGCTGCGCAGGAAGCACACTCGCCATGTCAACAGATGGATTCGCTTCTGCTCCGTGTCGCGAGCAAGACACATCACTATTAATTTCACTCCTGGAGTGAAAGATTTTTTCATGGGTCCAGCCAACAGCAAGTACATCTTCCCCCTGAACGTTTTCAGTGGTCCAGAAGGCTCCTCTACACATGTCAGAACTCTTCATCTGGGCTATGTCTGTCTGGACACAACCTCGTCTGATTTCATGATCTTTGCAAATCTGAAGAAGCTCACTCTGCACAAAATTTCCTTTTTGGGAGACCTCCAGTGCCTGATGCTGCCAGAATGCAATTCTCTTGAGTGTCTGAGCATCAGCTTCTGTTCCTTGCCTGGTTTAAGCACATGCCAACCGCTGCAACGTCTGCGATGTGTTCGTTTGCACTACTGCTATCTAAAAAAGATTGAGCTGGAAGCTCCAAATCTAACATCGTTTGACTTGACCAACCAACCAATTCCATTTGTGCTTGGTGGATCTCTGAATGTAATGGAAGCCAACATTAAACTGTTAGCTAAGGACTCACCTTATGGTGATAATCTGGACTACATCTACACTGAGCTTCCTGCTGCGCTGTCTCATGTGCATAAACTCTCGATAACCTCGGGTCTCTTCGTTTTTGATCAG CTGCAAGGGTTTTCCAAAACCTCAGCCAGATTCATCAATCTGAGGCATCTGACCATGTATTTGCCTCTTTATGGGGAACCTAAGTCAATTAGTGGGATTCTTCGCTTGGCCTACCTACTGGAATTGGCCCCAGCTCTAGAAGAATTGGAATTGCAT GTGAATGGCGGTGACGTGGATGTTGGGTGGGCACTCAGAGGGAATATGTTACCGTACTCACACAATAGGCTCAAGAGGGTCCTTATTTCAGGAGCCAGTGTATGGGAGGGGCTAATGGAGCTGGCATACTACATTTTTCGGAGTGCCAATAGACTCGAAAGTATGGTCTTAGATCCAAAGATAAGGATTGGGGCTCCTCAGCTGGATGGTTGGATGATTGATATTGGTAGGGAGACGATCAAAAAGCTTTTTGAGGGAGAGGAGTTTCAGAGCATTATTACTATTCTGTAA
- the LOC100282639 gene encoding uncharacterized isoform X1 has translation MAKQKEGVDKRTARKMIRSTEGCAKSITFERNNKSDAVQLHDLPNDILGSILSRLTFRESSQMGLVSHTWRRLWRSCCRKLVFTSATMFQPGNRSIKHTRTNFAMRVNSFLRQLHTHPTLNKFVIKFGLRRKHTRHVNRWIRFCSVSRARHITINFTPGVKDFFMGPANSKYIFPLNVFSGPEGSSTHVRTLHLGYVCLDTTSSDFMIFANLKKLTLHKISFLGDLQCLMLPECNSLECLSISFCSLPGLSTCQPLQRLRCVRLHYCYLKKIELEAPNLTSFDLTNQPIPFVLGGSLNVMEANIKLLAKDSPYGDNLDYIYTELPAALSHVHKLSITSGLFVFDQLQGFSKTSARFINLRHLTMYLPLYGEPKSISGILRLAYLLELAPALEELELHVNGGDVDVGWALRGNMLPYSHNRLKRVLISGASVWEGLMELAYYIFRSANRLESMVLDPKIRIGAPQLDGWMIDIGRETIKKLFEGEEFQSIITIL, from the exons ATGGCCAAACAAAAAGAGGGTGTGGACAAAAGAACTGCTAGGAAGATGATCCGATCTACGGAAGGCTGTGCAAAGAGCATTACTTTCGAGAGGAACAACAAATCAGACGCTGTGCAGCTTCACGATCTGCCGAAT GACATCCTAGGTAGCATACTATCACGGTTGACATTCAGAGAATCCTCACAGATGGGCCTTGTTTCTCATACCTGGCGGCGGCTGTGGAGAAGCTGTTGCCGGAAACTGGTCTTCACCAGTGCCACCATGTTCCAACCCGGAAATAGGAGCATCAAACATACAAGGACCAACTTTGCCATGAGAGTCAACAGTTTCTTGCGTCAGCTACACACTCATCCTACTCTTAATAAGTTTGTTATTAAGTTCGGGCTGCGCAGGAAGCACACTCGCCATGTCAACAGATGGATTCGCTTCTGCTCCGTGTCGCGAGCAAGACACATCACTATTAATTTCACTCCTGGAGTGAAAGATTTTTTCATGGGTCCAGCCAACAGCAAGTACATCTTCCCCCTGAACGTTTTCAGTGGTCCAGAAGGCTCCTCTACACATGTCAGAACTCTTCATCTGGGCTATGTCTGTCTGGACACAACCTCGTCTGATTTCATGATCTTTGCAAATCTGAAGAAGCTCACTCTGCACAAAATTTCCTTTTTGGGAGACCTCCAGTGCCTGATGCTGCCAGAATGCAATTCTCTTGAGTGTCTGAGCATCAGCTTCTGTTCCTTGCCTGGTTTAAGCACATGCCAACCGCTGCAACGTCTGCGATGTGTTCGTTTGCACTACTGCTATCTAAAAAAGATTGAGCTGGAAGCTCCAAATCTAACATCGTTTGACTTGACCAACCAACCAATTCCATTTGTGCTTGGTGGATCTCTGAATGTAATGGAAGCCAACATTAAACTGTTAGCTAAGGACTCACCTTATGGTGATAATCTGGACTACATCTACACTGAGCTTCCTGCTGCGCTGTCTCATGTGCATAAACTCTCGATAACCTCGGGTCTCTTCGTTTTTGATCAG CTGCAAGGGTTTTCCAAAACCTCAGCCAGATTCATCAATCTGAGGCATCTGACCATGTATTTGCCTCTTTATGGGGAACCTAAGTCAATTAGTGGGATTCTTCGCTTGGCCTACCTACTGGAATTGGCCCCAGCTCTAGAAGAATTGGAATTGCAT GTGAATGGCGGTGACGTGGATGTTGGGTGGGCACTCAGAGGGAATATGTTACCGTACTCACACAATAGGCTCAAGAGGGTCCTTATTTCAGGAGCCAGTGTATGGGAGGGGCTAATGGAGCTGGCATACTACATTTTTCGGAGTGCCAATAGACTCGAAAGTATGGTCTTAGATCCAAAGATAAGGATTGGGGCTCCTCAGCTGGATGGTTGGATGATTGATATTGGTAGGGAGACGATCAAAAAGCTTTTTGAGGGAGAGGAGTTTCAGAGCATTATTACTATTCTGTAA